A window of the Gossypium hirsutum isolate 1008001.06 chromosome A05, Gossypium_hirsutum_v2.1, whole genome shotgun sequence genome harbors these coding sequences:
- the LOC107906503 gene encoding coatomer subunit beta'-2, translating to MPLRLEIKRKLAQRSERVKSVDLHPTEPWILASLYSGTVCIWNYQSQTMAKSFEVTELPVRSAKFVARKQWVVAGADDMFIRVYNYNTMDKVKVFEAHTDYIRCVAVHPTLPYVLSSSDDMLIKLWDWEKGWVCTQIFEGHSHYVMQVTFNPKDTNTFASASLDRTIKIWNLGSPDPNFTLDAHQKGVNCVDYFTGGDKPYLITGSDDHTAKVWDYQTKSCVQTLEGHTHNVSAVCFHPELPIIITGSEDGTVRIWHATTYRLENTLNYGLERVWAIGYIKGSRRIVIGYDEGTIMVKIGREVPVASMDNSGKIIWAKHNEIQTVNIKSVGADFEVTDGERLPLAVKELGTCDLYPQSLKHNPNGRFVVVCGDGEYIIYTALAWRNRSFGSALEFVWSSDGEYAVRESSSKIKIFSKNFQEKKSVRPTFSAERIFGGTLLAMCSNDFICFYSWAECRLIRRIDVTVKNLYWADSGDLVAIASDTSFYILKYNRDVVQSYLDSGTPVDEQGVEDAFELLHETNERVRTGIWVGDCFIYNNSSWRLNYCVGGEVTTMFHLDRPMYLLGYLASQSRVYLIDKEFNVMGYTLLLSLIEYKTLVMRGDLERANEILPSIPKEHLNSVARFLESRGMIDDALEVATDPDYRFELAIQLGKLEIAREIATEVQSESKWKQLGELAMSTGKLEMAEQSMKHAMDLSGLLLLYSSLGDAEGISRLASLSKEQGKNNVAFLCLFMLGKLEDCLQLLVESNRIPEAALMARSYLPSKVSEIVAIWRRDLNKVNPKAAESLADPREYPNLFEDWELALSVESKVAETRGVYPLAVDYLNHADRSKMTLVEAFRNMQIDDEEPLMNDEEPLVNGVLDYEAGEPNGHGLNSEEQNGEDGSQEEPVVVDADSNDGAVLVNGNEPEEEWVLTPDH from the exons ATG CCACTTAGACTTGAAATTAAG AGGAAACTTGCTCAAAGATCAGAGAGAGTAAAATCCGTAGATCTCCATCCTACTGAACCATG GATTCTAGCAAGTTTGTATTCTGGAACTGTCTGCATCTGGAACTACCAGTCACAG ACCATGGCTAAGTCATTTGAGGTCACTGAGTTGCCAG TTAGGTCAGCAAAGTTTGTTGCACGCAAACAATGGGTTGTTGCTGGAGCTGATGACATGTTTATTCGTGTATACAATTACAACACCATGGATAAGGTCAAAGTATTTGAGGCACATACCGATTACATTAGATGTGTCGCTGTCCATCCTACTCTTCCATATGTGTTGTCATCATCTGATGATATGCTCATAAAGCTTTGGGACTGGGAGAAGGGTTGGGTGTGTACTCAGATATTTGAGGGACATTCCCATTATGTCATGCAAGTGACCTTTAATCCCAAAGATACGAACACTTTTGCCAGTGCATCTCTTGACCGTACCATAAAG ATTTGGAACCTTGGCTCCCCCGACCCAAATTTTACTTTGGATGCCCATCAGAAAGGTGTAAACTGTGTTGATTACTTTACAGGTGGTGATAAGCCCTACCTGATCACTGGGTCTGATGATCACACTGCTAAG GTATGGGACTACCAAACCAAGAGTTGCGTTCAGACATTGGAAGGCCACACACACAATGTTTCTGCAGTTTGTTTCCATCCTGAACTTCCAATTATTATTACTGGTTCTGAGGATGGGACAGTTCGAATCTGGCATGCTACCACATATAG GCTTGAAAATACATTGAATTATGGTCTCGAGAGAGTTTGGGCAATTGGATATATAAAAGGTTCACGAAG GATTGTGATTGGGTATGATGAAGGAACTATTATGGTGAAAATTGGTCGTGAAGTTCCTGTAGCAAGTATGGACAACAGTGGGAAAATAATTTGGGCTAAGCACAATGAAATTCAAACTGTGAATATTAAGAGTGTAGGAGCAGATTTTGAG GTTACTGATGGAGAAAGGTTGCCCTTGGCTGTAAAGGAATTAGGGACATGTGATCTATATCCTCAA AGCTTAAAGCATAACCCAAATGGTAGGTTTGTTGTTGTCTGTGGAGATGGTGAGTACATCATATATACAGCATTAGCATGGAGAAATAGGTCATTTGGTTCAGCATTGGAATTCGTTTGGTCATCTGATGGAGAGTATGCTGTCAGAGAAAGCTCATCAAAGAtaaaaattttcagcaaaaatTTCCAG GAAAAGAAGAGTGTCCGGCCAACCTTCTCTGCTGAGCGTATTTTTGGGGGCACTTTACTGGCAATGTGCTCCaatgattttatttgtttttatagttGGGCTGAATGCAGATTGATTCGTCGGATTGATGTTACCGTTAAA AATCTTTACTGGGCTGATAGTGGTGACTTGGTGGCAATTGCCAGTGATACATCGTTCTATATCCTAAAGTACAAT CGGGATGTAGTTCAATCATACTTAGATAGTGGAACACCAGTTGATGAACAAGGAGTTGAGGATGCATTTGAGCTTCTTCATGAAACCAATGAACGTGTTAGGACTGGGATATGGGTTGGGGACTGTTTCATTTACAACAACTCTTCATGGAGACTTAATTACTGTGTTGGTGGAGAG GTCACCACAATGTTTCATTTGGACCGTCCTATGTACTTGTTGGGATATCTTGCTAGTCAAAGTCGGGTGTATCTGATAGACAAAGAGTTTAA TGTAATGGGATACACGTTACTTCTCAGCCTTATTGAGTACAAGACACTTGTGATGCGTGGAGACTTGGAAAGGGCCAATGAGATTTTGCCTTCAATTCCTAAAGAGCACCTTAATAG TGTGGCTCGTTTCCTAGAATCACGAGGTATGATAGATGATGCTCTAGAAGTTGCTACAGACCCTGATTACAGATTTGAGCTTGCCATTCAGCTTGGTAAATTAGAGATTGCcagg gaaatagCCACGGAAGTTCAGAGTGAGTCCAAATGGAAGCAATTAGGAGAATTGGCTATGTCCACTGGAAAG CTAGAAATGGCTGAACAATCCATGAAGCATGCAATGGACCTGAGTGGTTTATTGCTGCTTTATTCCTCATTAGGAGATGCTGAGGGAATATCAAGACTTGCATCTCTTTCCAAAGAGCAAGGGAAAAACAATGTTGCTTTTCTTTGTTTATTCATGTTGGGTAAATTAGAGGATTGCCTTCAGCTTTTGGTGGAAAG TAATCGGATACCTGAGGCTGCTCTGATGGCGCGATCTTATCTTCCAAGCAAGGTTTCAGAGATAGTAGCAATCTGGAGAAGAGACCTCAACAAG GTTAATCCAAAAGCTGCTGAATCTTTGGCTGATCCTAGAGAGTATCCAAACTTGTTTGAGGATTGGGAACTTGCTCTTTCTGTTGAATCTAAAGTGGCAGAAACAAG GGGTGTTTACCCCCTTGCAGTGGATTATTTGAACCATGCTGATAGATCGAAGATGACACTTGTGGAGGCTTTCAGAAACATGCAAATTGATGATGAGGAGCCTCTTATGAATGATGAGGAGCCTCTTGTGAATGGTGTACTTGATTATGAG GCTGGAGAACCAAATGGGCATGGTCTGAATTCAGAGGAGCAGAATGGAGAAGATGGTAGCCAAGAGGAGCCTGTTGTTGTAGATGCTGATTCTAACGATGGTGCAGTACTCGTTAATGGTAACGAGCCAGAAGAAGAGTGGG TGCTTACACCAGATCACTAG
- the LOC107906504 gene encoding probable sulfate transporter 3.4: MGLNSNRVEDFFTHSANTTVTSLKVSTEIPMPPPEEAVEVHNVCLPPKKTTFQKLKHRLSDIFFPDDPLHGFKNQTWCKKLVLGLQSLFPICQWGLHYNLKLFRSDIISGLTIASLAIPQGISYAKLANLPPIVGLYSSFVPPLIYSVLGSSRHLAVGPVSIASLVMGTMLSGSVSSTDDPILYLQLAFTATFFAGVFQASLGLLRLGFLIDFLSNATLVGFMAGAAVIVALQQLKGLLGIVHFTGKMQFVPVMTSVFDHKDEWSWQTIVMGFGFLLFLLTTRQISIKKPKLFWVSAAAPLTSVILSTILVFCIKSKAHGISYIGHLPKGLNPPSLNMLYFNGQYLALTIKTGLITGILSLTEGIAVGRTFASLQNYQVDGNKEMMAIGLMNMAGSCTSCYVTTGSFSRSAVNYNAGAQTAVSNIVLAAAVLVTLLFLMPLFYYTPNVILAAIIITAVIGLIDYRAAYKLWKVDKLDFLACICSFFGVLFISVPLGLAIAVGVSIFKILLHVTRPNTVVLGNIPRTQIYQSLNRYKEASRVPSFLILAIESPIYFANSTYLHERMLRWVREEEERINESHESTLKCIIIDMTAVSAIDTSGIDMLCELRKILEKRSLQLVLVNPVGSVMEKMHKSKILESFGMSSMYLTVAEAVGDIAASWKPQP, translated from the exons atgggtttaaaCTCTAACAGGGTTGAAGATTTCTTTACCCATTCTGCAAATACAACTGTAACAAGTTTGAAGGTTTCCACAGAGATACCAATGCCACCACCAGAGGAAGCAGTAGAGGTACACAATGTTTGCTTGCCACCAAAGAAAACCACTTTCCAGAAGCTAAAGCACCGCCTCTCTGACATATTTTTCCCTGATGATCCTCTCCACGGATTCAAGAACCAAACGTGGTGTAAGAAACTGGTTCTCGGACTTCAGTCTTTGTTCCCCATATGTCAGTGGGGTCTCCACTACAATCTCAAGCTATTTAGGTCGGATATTATCTCTGGTCTCACCATTGCTAGCCTTGCAATCCCACAg GGTATCAGTTACGCAAAGCTTGCAAATTTGCCACCTATCGTTGGATTAT ATTCAAGCTTTGTTCCCCCTTTGATTTATTCAGTCCTTGGGAGTTCTAGACATCTTGCTGTTGGTCCAGTGTCTATTGCATCCCTAGTGATGGGCACAATGCTCAGTGGAAGTGTCTCCTCTACTGATGACCCAATTCTCTACCTTCAATTGGCCTTCACTGCTACCTTCTTTGCTGGTGTATTTCAGGCATCTTTGGGTCTCTTAAG GTTAGGCTTTTTGATCGATTTTCTATCGAACGCCACACTTGTCGGATTCATGGCAGGTGCAGCAGTCATTGTGGCATTACAGCAGTTAAAGGGGTTGCTTGGAATTGTTCATTTCACTGGCAAGATGCAATTTGTTCCTGTTATGACCTCTGTTTTTGACCACAAAGATGAG TGGTCCTGGCAAACTATTGTAATGGGGTTTGGCTTCCTGTTGTTTCTGCTGACAACAAGACAAATT AGCATTAAAAAACCGAAGCTTTTCTGGGTATCAGCAGCTGCCCCATTAACTTCCGTGATTCTCTCAACGATCTTAGTCTTCTGCATTAAATCAAAAGCTCATGGAATCTCATAT ATTGGACACTTGCCAAAGGGTTTGAATCCACCTTCGTTGAACATGCTGTACTTTAATGGCCAATATCTGGCTTTGACTATCAAGACTGGCCTTATCACTGGGATCCTGTCCCTCACT GAAGGGATTGCAGTGGGGAGGACATTTGCTTCTCTACAGAACTACCAAGTTGATGGAAACAAAGAAATGATGGCCATCGGTCTAATGAACATGGCTGGTTCTTGTACTTCATGTTATGTTACAACAG GATCCTTTTCTAGGTCTGCGGTAAATTACAATGCTGGAGCACAAACAGCAGTCTCTAACATAGTATTAGCTGCAGCTGTGCTTGTGACTCTTCTGTTCCTGATGCCACTCTTTTACTACACCCCTAATGTCATCTTAGCGGCCATCATTATAACAGCAGTTATAGGGCTGATTGATTACCGGGCAGCATACAAGCTGTGGAAAGTCGATAAACTCGATTTCTTGGCTTGTATATGTTCCTTCTTTGGGGTTCTTTTCATTTCTGTTCCTTTGGGACTTGCCATTGCA GTTGGAGTTTCTATATTCAAGATTCTCTTGCATGTCACCAGGCCAAACACTGTGGTATTGGGGAATATTCCAAGAACACAGATATACCAAAGCCTTAACAGATACAAAGAAGCTTCAAGGGTCCCTTCATTTCTCATACTGGCCATTGAATCTCCAATCTACTTTGCAAATTCAACTTATCTACACGAAAG GATGTTAAGATGGGTTCGAGAGGAGGAAGAACGGATTAATGAAAGCCATGAAAGCACTTTGAAATGTATAATTATTGATATGACTG CTGTCTCGGCAATAGATACAAGTGGCATTGACATGTTATGTGAACTAAGAAAGATATTGGAGAAAAGATCACTTCAG CTTGTATTGGTAAATCCAGTGGGAAGTGTGATGGAGAAAATGCACAAGTCCAAAATCTTAGAGTCCTTTGGAATGAGCTCCATGTATCTCACAGTAGCGGAAGCAGTGGGAGACATCGCAGCTTCATGGAAGCCTCAGCCATGA